Proteins from a genomic interval of Mycolicibacterium grossiae:
- a CDS encoding pirin family protein has protein sequence MPAITADTLTLSRIAEPAPADTERPVRTITTGPRGYEGEGFPVVRAFAGVSAAALDPFIHMDQMGEVEYLPGEPRGTDWHPHRGFETVTYMLDGRFAHQDSHGGGGLITDGATQWMTAGSGILHIETPPAELVESGGTFHGIQLWVNLPKKDKFAAPKYQAIEGGEVRLLSSADGGALVRVIAGEVDGHTGPGATHTPITLAHATIEPGAQLNVPWNRDFNALVYVLSGRGAVGPVARPIEQGQLAVFGPGDRITVGADAGQDAHRPALEVLLLGGKPLREPVFQYGPFVMNSKSEILQAMEDFNAGRFGSVPPDALRPHHVS, from the coding sequence ATGCCCGCCATCACTGCCGACACCCTGACCCTGTCCCGCATCGCCGAGCCCGCGCCGGCGGACACCGAACGGCCGGTCCGCACCATCACCACCGGTCCGCGCGGATACGAAGGTGAGGGCTTCCCCGTCGTCCGCGCCTTCGCGGGCGTGAGCGCGGCCGCGCTCGACCCGTTCATCCACATGGATCAGATGGGTGAGGTGGAGTACCTGCCCGGTGAGCCGCGCGGCACCGACTGGCACCCGCACCGCGGGTTCGAGACCGTCACCTACATGCTGGACGGCCGGTTCGCGCATCAGGATTCGCACGGTGGTGGTGGCCTGATCACCGACGGCGCGACTCAGTGGATGACGGCCGGCTCCGGGATCCTGCACATCGAGACCCCGCCCGCCGAACTCGTCGAGAGCGGCGGCACGTTCCACGGCATCCAGCTGTGGGTGAATCTGCCGAAGAAGGACAAGTTCGCCGCACCCAAGTACCAGGCGATCGAGGGTGGCGAGGTACGGCTGCTGTCGTCCGCCGACGGCGGCGCTCTGGTGCGCGTGATCGCCGGCGAGGTCGACGGGCACACCGGGCCCGGTGCCACGCACACGCCGATCACGTTGGCACACGCCACGATCGAGCCCGGAGCGCAGCTCAACGTGCCGTGGAACCGGGACTTCAATGCACTGGTCTACGTGCTGTCCGGCCGCGGCGCCGTCGGTCCGGTCGCCCGGCCGATCGAGCAGGGCCAGCTCGCGGTGTTCGGCCCGGGCGATCGCATCACCGTCGGCGCGGACGCCGGTCAGGACGCGCACCGACCGGCGCTCGAAGTGCTATTACTCGGTGGAAAGCCGTTGCGGGAACCGGTCTTCCAGTACGGACCGTTCGTCATGAACTCGAAGAGCGAGATCCTGCAGGCCATGGAGGACTTCAACGCCGGACGGTTTGGCTCGGTGCCGCCCGACGCGCTGCGTCCGCACCACGTGTCCTGA